In the Alligator mississippiensis isolate rAllMis1 chromosome 7, rAllMis1, whole genome shotgun sequence genome, one interval contains:
- the HDLBP gene encoding vigilin isoform X2, protein MSSVAVLTQESFAEHRSGLAQQQVKVTALNSEEESDPPTYKEAFPPLPEKAACLETSQEPAGAWSKIRPIKASVITQVFHVPLEERKYKDMNQFGEGEQAKICLDIMQKTGAHLELSLAKDQGLSIMVSGKLEAVMKARKEIVARLQTQASATVAIPKEHHRFVIGKNGEKLQDLELKTATKIQIPRPDDPSNQIKITGTKEGIEKARHEILLISAEQDKRAVERLDVDKVFHPFIAGPYNKLVSEIMQETGTRINIPPPSVNKTEIVFTGEKEQLAQAVARVKKIYEEKKKKTTTIAVEVKKSQHKYVIGPKGNSLQEILEKTGVSVEIPPTDSSSETVILRGEPEKLGQALTEVYAKANSFTVSSVSAPSWLHRFIIGKKGQNLAKITQQMPKVHIEFTEGEDKITLEGPTEDVNVAQEQIEAMVKDLINRMDYAEINVDHKFHRHLIGKNGANINRIKDQYKVSVRIPPDNEKSNLIRIEGDPQGVQQAKKELLELASRMENERTKDLIIEQKFHRTIIGQKGERIREIREKFPEVIINFPDPAHKSDIVQLRGPKNEVEKCTKYMQKMVADLVENSFSISVPIFKQFHKNIIGKGGANIKKIREESNTKIDLPAENSNSETIVITGKRANCEAARHRILAIQKELANITEVEVSIPSKLHNSLIGAKGRFIRSIMEECGGVHIHFPTEGSGSDTVTIRGPAQDVEKAKKQLLHLAEEKQTKSYTVDLRAKPEYHKFLIGKGGGNIRKVRDNTGARIIFPTSEDKDQELITIMGTEEAVKEAQKELETLIKNLDNVVEDSMMVDPKHHRHFVIRRGQVLREIADEYGGVMVSFPRSGTQSDKVNLKGAKDCVEAAKKRIQEIIEDLEAQVTTECAIPQKFHRSIMGPKGSRIQQITRDYGVQIKFPDREENPEPAVQENGEEGGEGKEVDLSSPKKCDIIIISGRREKCEAAREALQALVPVTIEVEVPFDLHRYIIGQKGSGIRKMMDEFEVNIQVPAPELQSDIITITGLAVNLDRAKAGLLERVKELQAEQEDRALRSFKLTVTVDPKYHPKIIGRKGAVITQIRTEHEVNIQFPDKDDDNQAQDQITITGYEKNTEAARDAIMKIVGELEQMVSEDVTLDHRVHARIIGARGKAIRKIMDEFKVDIRFPQSGAPDPNCVTVTGLPENVEEAIDHILNLEEEYLADVVDNEAMQVYMKPSAHEESKAPSKGFVVRDAPWATVNTEKAPDMSSSEDFPSFGAQVAPKTLPWGPKR, encoded by the exons ATGAGCTCGGTGGCAGTTTTGACCCAGGAGAGCTTCGCTGAACACCGCAGCGGCCTGGCGCAGCAGCAGGTGAAAG TTACAGCTTTAAACTCGGAAGAAGAGAGTGATCCTCCAACTTACAAGGAAgccttccctccactccctgagaaagcagcatgtctggaaaCTTCCCAGGAGCCCGCTGGTGCCTGGAGCAAAATCCGACCAATCAAGGCTTCTGTCATCACTCAG GTGTTTCACGTGCCACTGGAGGAGAGGAAATACAAGGACATGAATCAGTTTGGTGAAGGCGAGCAGGCCAAGATTTGCCTAGACATCATGCAAAAGACGGGAGCTCACTTGGAGCTATCTCTCGCTAAGGACCAGGGCCTTTCGATCATGGTCTCTGGAAAACTGGAAGCAGTCATGAAGGCTCGGAAGGAGATTGTCGCTCGACTCCAGACCCAG GCTTCAGCAACTGTTGCCATCCCCAAAGAACATCACCGCTTTGTCATCGGAAAGAatggagagaagctgcaggacCTGGAGCTCAAAACTGCAACCAAAATCCAGATCCCCCGCCCGGACGACCCCAGCAATCAGATCAAGATCACCGGCACAAAGGAAGGGATAGAGAAGGCCCGACATGAGATCCTGCTGATTTCTGCCGAGCAG GATAAACGTGCTGTGGAGAGACTGGATGTGGATAAGGTGTTCCACCCCTTCATCGCAGGCCCTTACAACAAGCTGGTGAGCGAGATCATGCAGGAGACAGGGACACGCATCAACATTCCACCACCCAGTGTCAACAAGACGGAGATAGTCTTCACTGGAGAAAAGGAACAGTTGGCCCAAGCTGTAGCTCGTGTGAAGAAGATCTATGAGGAAAAG AAAAAGAAGACTACGACTATTGCAGTGGAGGTGAAAAAGTCCCAGCACAAATATGTCATCGGCCCCAAGGGGAATTCCCTGCAGGAGATCTTGGAGAAAACTGGAGTCTCAGTCGAGATCCCACCCACTGACAGCAGCTCTGAGACGGTGATACTGCGTGGTGAGCCCGAAAAGCTTGGGCAGGCATTGACTGAAGTCTATGCAAAG GCTAACAGTTTTACCGTCTCCTCAGTCTCTGCCCCTTCTTGGCTTCACCGTTTTATTATTGGAAAGAAAGGACAAAACCTGGCCAAAATCACTCAGCAGATGCCAAAg GTTCACATCGAGTTCACGGAAGGGGAAGATAAAATCACCTTGGAGGGACCCACAGAGGATGTTAATGTGGCTCAAGAACAGATTGAGGCCATGGTCAAGGATTTG ATCAACCGGATGGATTATGCAGAGATCAATGTTGATCACAAGTTCCACCGACACCTCATTGGAAAGAACGGAGCCAATA TTAACAGGATTAAGGACCAGTACAAGGTGTCTGTGCGCATCCCCCCAGACAATGAAAAGAGCAACCTGATTCGAATTGAAGGAGACCCTCAGGGGGTCCAACAGGCCAAGAAAGAGCTGCTGGAACTTGCCTCACGTATG GAGAATGAACGTACCAAGGACTTAATTATTGAGCAGAAATTCCACCGAACCATCATTGGGCAGAAAGGCGAGCGGATCCGAGAAATCCGGGAGAAATTCCCAGAG GTTATCATCAACTTCCCAGACCCGGCACACAAGAGCGACATTGTTCAACTCAGAGGGCCCAAGAATGAGGTGGAAAAATGCACCAAGTACATGCAGAAGATGGTGGCAGACCTG GTTGAGAACAGCTTTTCTATTTCTGTCCCCATCTTCAAACAATTCCACAAAAACATCATTGGGAAAGGAGGTGCCAACATCAAAAAG ATCCGTGAGGAAAGTAACACCAAGATTGATCTCCCGGCGGAGAACAGCAATTCGGAAACAATTGTCATCACGGGCAAGAGAGCAAACTGTGAAGCTGCTCGCCACAGGATCCTCGCCATCCAAAAAGAGCTG GCCAACATTACAGAAGTGGAGGTCTCCATCCCTTCCAAGCTGCACAACTCGCTCATCGGTGCCAAAGGCCGCTTTATCCGTTCCATCATGGAGGAGTGCGGTGGAGTCCATATCCACTTCCCTACTGAGGGCTCTGGCAGTGACACTGTGACCATCAGGGGCCCTGCCCAAGATGTGGAGAAGGCCAAGAAAcagctgctgcacctggcagAGGAGAAG CAAACAAAGAGCTACACAGTGGACCTTCGCGCCAAGCCAGAGTATCACAAGTTCCTGATAGGCAAAGGTGGTGGCAACATCCGGAAGGTGCGTGATAACACAGGGGCTCGTATCATCTTTCCCACCTCTGAAGACAAAGATCAGGAGCTCATCACCATCATGGGGACTGAGGAGGCTGTCAAGGAAGCTCAGAAAGAATTGGAGACACTCATCAAAAACCTG GATAACGTAGTTGAGGACTCCATGATGGTGGACCCCAAACACCACCGCCACTTTGTCATTCGCAGAGGGCAGGTCCTGCGTGAGATTGCTGATGAGTATGGTGGTGTGATGGTCAGTTTCCCCCGCTCTGGCACCCAGAGTGACAAGGTTAACCTTAAAGGAGCAAAGGATTGTGTGGAAGCAGCCAAGAAGCGCATCCAGGAGATCATCGAGGACCTG GAAGCTCAGGTGACAACTGAATGCGCCATCCCCCAGAAGTTTCATCGCTCCATCATGGGCCCCAAAGGCTCCCGGATTCAGCAGATCACTCGGGACTATGGTGTTCAGATCAAGTTCCCTGACAGAGAAGAAAACCCAG AGCCAGCTGTGCAGGAGAATGGAGAAGAGGGTGGAGAGGGCAAGGAGGTGGACCTCAGCTCACCAAAGAAGTgtgacatcatcatcatctctggaCGCAGAGAGAAGTGCGAAGCAGCAAGAGAGGCTCTGCAG GCTCTGGTTCCTGTCACCATTGAGGTGGAAGTGCCCTTCGATCTGCATCGTTATATCATAGGTCAGAAAGGAAGTGGAATCCGTAAGATGATGGATGAGTTTGAA GTGAACATCCAAGTCCCTGCCCCTGAGCTTCAGTCTGACATCATCACAATCACTGGTCTGGCTGTAAACCTGGATCGTGCTAAGGCGGGGCTGCTGGAACGAGTGaaggagctgcaggcagagcaAGAAGATCGG GCCTTGCGAAGCTTCAAGCTGACAGTCACTGTGGACCCCAAGTACCACCCAAAGATCATTGGAAGGAAGGGGGCAGTGATCACCCAGATCCGTACTGAGCATGAGGTCAACATTCAGTTTCCAGATAAGGATGATGACAACCAG GCCCAGGATCAGATCACCATAACGGGCTATGAGAAGAACACGGAGGCTGCCCGAGATGCCATCATGAAGATTGTAGGTGAACTGGAGCAGATGGTCTCTGAGGATGTTACTCTGGACCATCGTGTCCATGCCCGCATCATTGGAGCCCGTGGTAAAGCCATCCGCAAGATCATGGATGAGTTCAAG GTGGATATCCGCTTCCCACAGAGCGGGGCTCCTGATCCCAATTGTGTGACTGTGACAGGGCTCCCTGAAAATGTGGAAGAAGCAATTGATCACATCCTGAACTTGGAAGAAGAATAT ctggctgACGTGGTGGACAATGAGGCAATGCAGGTGTACATGAAGCCCTCTGCCCATGAGGAATCCAAGGCCCCATCCAAGGGATTTGTGGTGAGAGATGCCCCATGGGCAACTGTCAACACGGAGAAG GCCCCTGACATGAGCAGTTCTGAAGATTTCCCCAGTTTTGGGGCTCAAGTGGCCCCCAAGACTCTTCCCTGGGGACCCAAACGATAA
- the HDLBP gene encoding vigilin isoform X1: MSSVAVLTQESFAEHRSGLAQQQVKVTALNSEEESDPPTYKEAFPPLPEKAACLETSQEPAGAWSKIRPIKASVITQVFHVPLEERKYKDMNQFGEGEQAKICLDIMQKTGAHLELSLAKDQGLSIMVSGKLEAVMKARKEIVARLQTQASATVAIPKEHHRFVIGKNGEKLQDLELKTATKIQIPRPDDPSNQIKITGTKEGIEKARHEILLISAEQDKRAVERLDVDKVFHPFIAGPYNKLVSEIMQETGTRINIPPPSVNKTEIVFTGEKEQLAQAVARVKKIYEEKKKKTTTIAVEVKKSQHKYVIGPKGNSLQEILEKTGVSVEIPPTDSSSETVILRGEPEKLGQALTEVYAKANSFTVSSVSAPSWLHRFIIGKKGQNLAKITQQMPKVHIEFTEGEDKITLEGPTEDVNVAQEQIEAMVKDLINRMDYAEINVDHKFHRHLIGKNGANINRIKDQYKVSVRIPPDNEKSNLIRIEGDPQGVQQAKKELLELASRMENERTKDLIIEQKFHRTIIGQKGERIREIREKFPEVIINFPDPAHKSDIVQLRGPKNEVEKCTKYMQKMVADLVENSFSISVPIFKQFHKNIIGKGGANIKKIREESNTKIDLPAENSNSETIVITGKRANCEAARHRILAIQKELANITEVEVSIPSKLHNSLIGAKGRFIRSIMEECGGVHIHFPTEGSGSDTVTIRGPAQDVEKAKKQLLHLAEEKQTKSYTVDLRAKPEYHKFLIGKGGGNIRKVRDNTGARIIFPTSEDKDQELITIMGTEEAVKEAQKELETLIKNLDNVVEDSMMVDPKHHRHFVIRRGQVLREIADEYGGVMVSFPRSGTQSDKVNLKGAKDCVEAAKKRIQEIIEDLEAQVTTECAIPQKFHRSIMGPKGSRIQQITRDYGVQIKFPDREENPAPATEPAVQENGEEGGEGKEVDLSSPKKCDIIIISGRREKCEAAREALQALVPVTIEVEVPFDLHRYIIGQKGSGIRKMMDEFEVNIQVPAPELQSDIITITGLAVNLDRAKAGLLERVKELQAEQEDRALRSFKLTVTVDPKYHPKIIGRKGAVITQIRTEHEVNIQFPDKDDDNQAQDQITITGYEKNTEAARDAIMKIVGELEQMVSEDVTLDHRVHARIIGARGKAIRKIMDEFKVDIRFPQSGAPDPNCVTVTGLPENVEEAIDHILNLEEEYLADVVDNEAMQVYMKPSAHEESKAPSKGFVVRDAPWATVNTEKAPDMSSSEDFPSFGAQVAPKTLPWGPKR; encoded by the exons ATGAGCTCGGTGGCAGTTTTGACCCAGGAGAGCTTCGCTGAACACCGCAGCGGCCTGGCGCAGCAGCAGGTGAAAG TTACAGCTTTAAACTCGGAAGAAGAGAGTGATCCTCCAACTTACAAGGAAgccttccctccactccctgagaaagcagcatgtctggaaaCTTCCCAGGAGCCCGCTGGTGCCTGGAGCAAAATCCGACCAATCAAGGCTTCTGTCATCACTCAG GTGTTTCACGTGCCACTGGAGGAGAGGAAATACAAGGACATGAATCAGTTTGGTGAAGGCGAGCAGGCCAAGATTTGCCTAGACATCATGCAAAAGACGGGAGCTCACTTGGAGCTATCTCTCGCTAAGGACCAGGGCCTTTCGATCATGGTCTCTGGAAAACTGGAAGCAGTCATGAAGGCTCGGAAGGAGATTGTCGCTCGACTCCAGACCCAG GCTTCAGCAACTGTTGCCATCCCCAAAGAACATCACCGCTTTGTCATCGGAAAGAatggagagaagctgcaggacCTGGAGCTCAAAACTGCAACCAAAATCCAGATCCCCCGCCCGGACGACCCCAGCAATCAGATCAAGATCACCGGCACAAAGGAAGGGATAGAGAAGGCCCGACATGAGATCCTGCTGATTTCTGCCGAGCAG GATAAACGTGCTGTGGAGAGACTGGATGTGGATAAGGTGTTCCACCCCTTCATCGCAGGCCCTTACAACAAGCTGGTGAGCGAGATCATGCAGGAGACAGGGACACGCATCAACATTCCACCACCCAGTGTCAACAAGACGGAGATAGTCTTCACTGGAGAAAAGGAACAGTTGGCCCAAGCTGTAGCTCGTGTGAAGAAGATCTATGAGGAAAAG AAAAAGAAGACTACGACTATTGCAGTGGAGGTGAAAAAGTCCCAGCACAAATATGTCATCGGCCCCAAGGGGAATTCCCTGCAGGAGATCTTGGAGAAAACTGGAGTCTCAGTCGAGATCCCACCCACTGACAGCAGCTCTGAGACGGTGATACTGCGTGGTGAGCCCGAAAAGCTTGGGCAGGCATTGACTGAAGTCTATGCAAAG GCTAACAGTTTTACCGTCTCCTCAGTCTCTGCCCCTTCTTGGCTTCACCGTTTTATTATTGGAAAGAAAGGACAAAACCTGGCCAAAATCACTCAGCAGATGCCAAAg GTTCACATCGAGTTCACGGAAGGGGAAGATAAAATCACCTTGGAGGGACCCACAGAGGATGTTAATGTGGCTCAAGAACAGATTGAGGCCATGGTCAAGGATTTG ATCAACCGGATGGATTATGCAGAGATCAATGTTGATCACAAGTTCCACCGACACCTCATTGGAAAGAACGGAGCCAATA TTAACAGGATTAAGGACCAGTACAAGGTGTCTGTGCGCATCCCCCCAGACAATGAAAAGAGCAACCTGATTCGAATTGAAGGAGACCCTCAGGGGGTCCAACAGGCCAAGAAAGAGCTGCTGGAACTTGCCTCACGTATG GAGAATGAACGTACCAAGGACTTAATTATTGAGCAGAAATTCCACCGAACCATCATTGGGCAGAAAGGCGAGCGGATCCGAGAAATCCGGGAGAAATTCCCAGAG GTTATCATCAACTTCCCAGACCCGGCACACAAGAGCGACATTGTTCAACTCAGAGGGCCCAAGAATGAGGTGGAAAAATGCACCAAGTACATGCAGAAGATGGTGGCAGACCTG GTTGAGAACAGCTTTTCTATTTCTGTCCCCATCTTCAAACAATTCCACAAAAACATCATTGGGAAAGGAGGTGCCAACATCAAAAAG ATCCGTGAGGAAAGTAACACCAAGATTGATCTCCCGGCGGAGAACAGCAATTCGGAAACAATTGTCATCACGGGCAAGAGAGCAAACTGTGAAGCTGCTCGCCACAGGATCCTCGCCATCCAAAAAGAGCTG GCCAACATTACAGAAGTGGAGGTCTCCATCCCTTCCAAGCTGCACAACTCGCTCATCGGTGCCAAAGGCCGCTTTATCCGTTCCATCATGGAGGAGTGCGGTGGAGTCCATATCCACTTCCCTACTGAGGGCTCTGGCAGTGACACTGTGACCATCAGGGGCCCTGCCCAAGATGTGGAGAAGGCCAAGAAAcagctgctgcacctggcagAGGAGAAG CAAACAAAGAGCTACACAGTGGACCTTCGCGCCAAGCCAGAGTATCACAAGTTCCTGATAGGCAAAGGTGGTGGCAACATCCGGAAGGTGCGTGATAACACAGGGGCTCGTATCATCTTTCCCACCTCTGAAGACAAAGATCAGGAGCTCATCACCATCATGGGGACTGAGGAGGCTGTCAAGGAAGCTCAGAAAGAATTGGAGACACTCATCAAAAACCTG GATAACGTAGTTGAGGACTCCATGATGGTGGACCCCAAACACCACCGCCACTTTGTCATTCGCAGAGGGCAGGTCCTGCGTGAGATTGCTGATGAGTATGGTGGTGTGATGGTCAGTTTCCCCCGCTCTGGCACCCAGAGTGACAAGGTTAACCTTAAAGGAGCAAAGGATTGTGTGGAAGCAGCCAAGAAGCGCATCCAGGAGATCATCGAGGACCTG GAAGCTCAGGTGACAACTGAATGCGCCATCCCCCAGAAGTTTCATCGCTCCATCATGGGCCCCAAAGGCTCCCGGATTCAGCAGATCACTCGGGACTATGGTGTTCAGATCAAGTTCCCTGACAGAGAAGAAAACCCAG CCCCTGCCACAGAGCCAGCTGTGCAGGAGAATGGAGAAGAGGGTGGAGAGGGCAAGGAGGTGGACCTCAGCTCACCAAAGAAGTgtgacatcatcatcatctctggaCGCAGAGAGAAGTGCGAAGCAGCAAGAGAGGCTCTGCAG GCTCTGGTTCCTGTCACCATTGAGGTGGAAGTGCCCTTCGATCTGCATCGTTATATCATAGGTCAGAAAGGAAGTGGAATCCGTAAGATGATGGATGAGTTTGAA GTGAACATCCAAGTCCCTGCCCCTGAGCTTCAGTCTGACATCATCACAATCACTGGTCTGGCTGTAAACCTGGATCGTGCTAAGGCGGGGCTGCTGGAACGAGTGaaggagctgcaggcagagcaAGAAGATCGG GCCTTGCGAAGCTTCAAGCTGACAGTCACTGTGGACCCCAAGTACCACCCAAAGATCATTGGAAGGAAGGGGGCAGTGATCACCCAGATCCGTACTGAGCATGAGGTCAACATTCAGTTTCCAGATAAGGATGATGACAACCAG GCCCAGGATCAGATCACCATAACGGGCTATGAGAAGAACACGGAGGCTGCCCGAGATGCCATCATGAAGATTGTAGGTGAACTGGAGCAGATGGTCTCTGAGGATGTTACTCTGGACCATCGTGTCCATGCCCGCATCATTGGAGCCCGTGGTAAAGCCATCCGCAAGATCATGGATGAGTTCAAG GTGGATATCCGCTTCCCACAGAGCGGGGCTCCTGATCCCAATTGTGTGACTGTGACAGGGCTCCCTGAAAATGTGGAAGAAGCAATTGATCACATCCTGAACTTGGAAGAAGAATAT ctggctgACGTGGTGGACAATGAGGCAATGCAGGTGTACATGAAGCCCTCTGCCCATGAGGAATCCAAGGCCCCATCCAAGGGATTTGTGGTGAGAGATGCCCCATGGGCAACTGTCAACACGGAGAAG GCCCCTGACATGAGCAGTTCTGAAGATTTCCCCAGTTTTGGGGCTCAAGTGGCCCCCAAGACTCTTCCCTGGGGACCCAAACGATAA